The sequence GAAGGTAAAAAATCATACAAACGCAGCGTTTCCATACTAAAAATATCGATTTAAGAAATGATTCTTCAATTTAAATTTAAATTACAATAAATTGTCCAAAAAACAGTAAATTAATTATAAATTTTTCATAATACACACATTTCTTTAAAACTATATTTTAAGTTTTTTAAATTGATACAATGATTTTGTTGCTACTCATATACGGATAATAATAAAAACATTAATACCAATCTTTATGAATCATATTTAACGCTATTTGTTGAAGAATACTTATGCTTTTTCAGCTATACATTAGCTATATATAGGTTAAAGGTTCTATTTATTATGAACGTGAATTCTTTTATCTATGTAATGGTTATCTACTTTGCTACAAAAAATCATTTATCATAGGTGTTTAAATAGACCTGTAAAATCAATAGCTCGTAATCATATGTGCGGAAGATTTACTTTGATAGCAGAACCGGACAGGTTAAAAGAAATGTTTGAAGTTTCGGATATTAGCAACTGTCAGTTAGAGCCACGGTATAACATAGCACCGACTCAGACTGTCGCAACGGTTTTATACGATTCCGAAAGCAAAAAACGCCAATGTCAATTGCTCCGTTGGGGATTGATTCCTTCATGGTCGAAAGATTCTAAAATCGGATCGAGAATGATTAATGCTAGGGCAGAAACATTAGCAGAAAAACCTTCTTTCCGTTCTGCTTTTAAACGCAGACGGTGCTTGGTACTTGCGGATGGCTTTTACGAATGGAAAAAGCTCGCAGATAAAAAGCAGCCGTACTATTTTCAGTTACAAGATAAACAGCCTTTCGCCTTCGCGGGCTTATGGGAAGAATGGCAATCTCCCGAAAACGAAAAGATAAATTCTTGCACAATAATTACTACTGATGCTAACGAGTTACTACAACCAATTCATAATAGAATGCCAGTAATTCTCCAGCAGCCAGATTATGAACAGTGGTTAGACCCGCATCTACAGAAAACTGAATTATTACAACAACTATTGCACCCTTATCTATCTGAAAAAATGACATCTTACGCAGTAAGCATAAGAGTTAATAATCCAAATCATAACAGTCTTGAGTGCATTAAGCCAGAAAGAGAGAAAAATTAACAGAAAATGCCAAAAATTTTGGTTAAATTAGCTATTAATAGCAACCAATAACCAGCAACCAGTTACCACTATAATTATTGTCAGATATGCCAAGAACTCAGAAGAACGATAATTTTATCGATAAGTCCTTTACGGTAATGGCAGACCTCATACTCAAGCTTCTGCCAGCTAATAAAAAAGCCAAAGAAGCGTTTGTTTATTATCGAGACGGGATGTCAGCCCAAGCAGACGGTGAATATGCCGAAGCTTTGGAAAACTATGAGGAAGCTTTGGAACTTGAAGAAGATGTTAACGATAAAAGCTATATCCTCTATAACATGGGCTTAATTTATGCCAGTAATGGCGACCATGACAAAGCTTTGGAACTCTATCATCAAGCATTAGAATTCAATCCCCGTTTGCCCCAAGCTTTGAATAATATTGCCGTTATTTATCACTTCAAAGGTGAAAAAGCCAAAGAAGCTGGGGATCAAGATGGAGGAGAAGCCCTGTTTGATAGAGCTGCTGATTATTGGATTCGAGCTATCCGCATGGCTCCAAACAACTATATTGAAGCTCAAAACTGGCTCAAAACCACAGGGCGATCGCAAATTGACGTATATTTTTAGTTGTTAGTTGTTAGTTGTTAGTGGTTAGTTATTAGTTCTTAATACGCTATGGCAACTAATTGCAAAAATTAATTAGTGTAAAATGTAAAAACGGGCAGGATGCCGGTACCACAAGATGTTTAGCTTTTTGCGGTATGGACATTTGGCTCGTTTATTTTATTTTTCTTAAATTGGATTACGATTAACTATTGACAACTTATTTGTTAATTTATAACTAAAAAACATGATTGACCGCGAACAAGTACGTAAAGTTGCTCATCTTGCGCGTTTAGAATTGACAGCGGAAGAAGAAGAAAAATTCACTACTCAATTAGGCGATATTTTAGATTATTTCGATCAATTGAGCGAATTAGACGTTACGGATGTACCACCTACAACTAGAGCTATAGATGTCAGCAATGTGACACGCGAAGACAACCTACAGCCTTATGCTAATAGAGAAGAAATTCTCCAAAGCGCCCCCGAGCAAGAAGGTGAATATTTCAAAGTGCCGAAAATTATGAGCGGGGAATAGGTAATAGCGTATTGGACATGGGGAATTGGTAATTGGTAATTGGTAAGAACGTTAATAGAATTCCTACACAATTTCTAAGTACCTATGCCCTATGCCCCATGCCCCATGCCCCATGCCCTATCTCCTATTCCCATCGAAAGATAGTGTTATGTAACGAAATATTGCGATTAAATATAATTATTGGGTTATGTAATTCGGAATTTCAGCAATTATGACAACTTCAAATAGTGAATTCAAAGTTAAGAAATCTGAGGAAGAGTGGAAGCAAGAACTGACTCCGGAGCAGTTCCAAGTATTACGTAAACACGGTACCGAACGTGCTGGCACGAGTCCCTTAGATAAAAATTATGACAAAGGGACTTATGTATGTGCTGCTTGCGGTCAACCTCTTTTTACCTCGGAAACTAAGTTTAATAGCGGTACTGGCTGGCCAAGTTTTTATGCACCTATGGATGATGCAATTGAAACATCGGTTGATAAAAAGTTATTTATGACTAGAACCGAAGTTCATTGCAGTAACTGCGGCGGACATTTAGGTCATGTATTTGGTGATGGACCTAAGCCTACCGGACAGCGCTACTGTATGAATGGCGTTTCCCTTGAGTTTAAGCCGGAAGAAGGTTAATTCTTCTAATTTCGGTTTGGTTTCAATCCAAAATTTTAGTTAATCTCATTAAATAATGTAGAGACGTAAAATTTTACGTCTCTATAAATTTATGAAGGTTTTGAGATAAACTCGCTATATTCCGTATATTCTATGCAATTTATTTTTCTTAACCAACAGCTACAGGTGAAGAAACATCAGCAGCTTTGTAGGTTGGGTTAAGCGAAGCGCAACCCAACATCCGTGTTGGGTTACTCTACTAGAAAGCTGAGCCGCACGCTCCGCGTGAACGCTTACATTTCATTCAACCCAACCTACGAAAAGCTTTATCAAACCAGTCAAAACTAATGGGACAAATCACTAGTAGTCCACCAAGGTAACTATGGGGGGTTAATCACGAGAAAAAATTATTCTCTACCCCCTCTTCCCCCTCTTCCCCCTCCCTATCTTTAACCGGCAAAGTTGGTTTGCTCGAGTACTACTCCTTCCCGGTAAAAGATTTCCTATAAAAAACCGCAGAGAAAAGAGTTAAAAATAGATAGGCAATCTTAGGGCGGGATAGGAGTAGTCTATGCAAGTTATTTTTCTTAACGAACAGCTACGGGTGAAGAAACATCACCAGTCTCAGATGTGCGATCGCCATTCAGGCGCGGCTCATCGCCTATAGGATTAATGTCTCCTACAAAGTTTAATAAATCGCTCATGGTAAAGGTTCCAGGATTTTGAGCGGGTAGGGTTGGTCGCCAATCTGGATTACAAGCAAGGAAAGAACTGCTATCGGCTTTGAGAAGTCCGACAAATACTTCAGCTAAAATACGACTTCCTACTTGTCCCAAACGATTTCCTTGTTGCTGGACTTGGGCTTCTTTGAGGATGTAGTACCACAGTGGAGATTCTATATGAAAATTGTGTTTTTCAGCGACTAATCCGTCTATCCCAGAACAGATTTCTGCTTTATTTAGAGGCTTAAATCTCATAAAGCGAGCTACACTTTGTCCGGAAGGTAAACCGAGACTGCGACCTCTAAGTAAGTTTCTCACAGCCAGAGAGCGAGGTTCTGGAATATTAGGTATCATTTTCAGAGGTTCAACCAGGAATGGATCGAGTTTGCGGCTAAAGTTAACTGGAACGTTGAAATCTATCTCGAAGAACCTTCTCCAGTCGATAATCCAGTCGCTAGGAATGGGAACGGAATTTCCTGATTCAGCGGTGAACTGAAATAATAGCTGTAAAGTTGCCGGAGTGACTCCACCAGGACGAGGAGTAAACACGCGGTTAAAGTCATAGTCAGCACGTATCATACTATGACCGAGACGGTAAGCTGCGACAGAAAACTCTACAGGAATAAATGGTTCTTCTCTAAATCTAAAGTACTTTCTACCCTTGTGTAATGCAATCTCTAGCTGCGATACATCAATAATTCTAGTTAGAAAATCATTTAAGACAATCCATTGATAATGCCAGATAACTAACTCTCTAGCCTGCTCAAAAACAGATTTATCGGTGGAACTTATAGGCTGAATACTACCATCTTTAATTCCCTTAACTACTTTGTTATGGAACTTGAGAAAAGCTAAGTGTGTCTGAGCAACAATCAAGTTTTCATCGTTGCGGGGGTCGCCAATAATAGCGAGTTTACTGGAAGCGCGAGGAAGGTCATTAGGTAATTCCGTGGGAATAGAACTATCACCGCCTCCTGGTTGACTGTTTGTCTTACCGATCAAAAATAAATCGTTCTCACGAACTTGATATAAATATCTTTGAGTTTTGGGACCACCACCATAAACGCTATCTAAATCTAATCTTGGAGTCCGAAAATTTCTGACTGCCAAGGGATCGACTAAAACTTCCTGTAAAGCAGTAGTATCAAAAGTAATATCATGGTCGATAAACTGACCCAAATAGGTATAACCTGCGGGTACATTCTTGTTATCGCCCTCGATTGAATTGGAATCTACATCATTCATTGCTTCACCCAACTCAGTCAAGCTGCCTATTGAGGGTGTAAAAGCACGCAATCTCGGAAACATCCTTCCGAATTTACCAGTTGGCGCAAATTCACCATTAGGTTGATTCTCACCAGTACGATAACTAAATCCATGAAGTCTAGACATATCAATAACCTTTTTCGGTTTAATTTGTAATATTTAACAACTATTCAAACAACGCGAATTTCGCGCATATTTAGAGTATGTTACAAAATACTTCATGATGCAGTACCCGTAAGGGTGAACTTTGATATGTATCAATTTGAGTTGATTGTTTCCCCGACACATTCTCTATCCGCTAGGTTTTGGGCTTCTCCCACTCCAACTAAACGACCATCTTCCATATTTACAATCCGGTCTGCAATGTCGAGGATACGGTTATCGTGAGTAACTAAAAGGATAGTGCAAGCTTGCTGCTTAGCTAGTTTTTGCATGAGGTTAACTACATTCCTACCCGATTTACTATCTAAAGCAGCAGTGGGTTCGTCGGCTAAGATAATTTTGGGATGAGGAGCCAAGGCACGCGCTATAGCGACTCGCTGCTTTTGTCCTCCTGACAAATCATCTGGATAATAATTCAACCGCGATTCTAAACCTACAGCCTCTAACATTTCTTGGGAGCGAGTTTGCATTTGCGAACGGGAAAGGTTTTTATGTACTTCCAAACCCATTTTGACGTTTTGTATCGCTGTTAAACTGCCATGTAAATTATGTGCTTGAAAAATATAACCGTTACTTCGTCGCACATTAGTTAATCTTCTGGGACTAGCATTAAGTAATTCCCGTCCTAATACCTGCAAGCTACCTGATGTCGCACTACGTAATCCACCAATTAAAGTTAGCAGTGTTGTTTTACCAGAACCAGATGGCCCAGTCATGATAATAATTTCACCTGCGTTAATTTCTAAATTGATATCAAATAATACTTGCTTTCGTAATTGAGAACGACCAAAAAAGTGATTGAGATTTTTTATAGATACAACAGGTTCCATAATATTTAAAATAAAATAGCTGAGTTTAATTGAAAATAATTAACCTTTAAAACATGTCAGCAGGGTCGGCTGATTGCAATTTAAGAGTGGCAATAACACCAGATATCATACACATGACAAAAGTTAATGTTAGGACTAACAATGCTCTGGATACAGTCATGTAAACGGGAAGCATAGTAGCCTTTCGTGTATTTTGATATAGCCACATAGGTAGTGCCATTCCCGGTATAAATCCTAGTAAAGCTAAAATTATTGCTTCTTCAATCACAATGGTAAGCAAATAGCGATTGTGATATCCCATTGCTTTGAATGTGGCGTATTCTTTAATATGAGCATTAACATCTGTGGAGAGAACTTGATAAACTATAATTACACCAACTAAAAAGCCCATTGCCGTTCCCAATCCAAAGATAAAACCGATGGGAGATTGAGTTGCCCAAAATTCATTTTCAAATTGAATAAATTCTTCATGAGTTAGAACTTTGACATCATCAAATTCTCGAAGATGATATTTGATTTCTTTTGCAACTTGAGCCGATTCGTATCCAGGTTTAACTTTAATTAAAGCAAGATTGAGAGCGCTTGCCTTTTGCTTCGGAAATAGCCGTAAAAAATTATCATCGCTAGTAATTAAGTTTCCATCTGCCCCAAAAGAACTTCCTAAATCGAATAATCCAGCAATTTTGATAGTACGTTTTTCGATTTCGGTTGTAACTACTTGATTTTGTTCTACTTGAGCAATTGCTTGTTGGTATTCTCCTCTAGTTCCACGGTCAAATAAAAATGTATCTGGTAATTTGGTTAACTGGAGTTGTTGATTAACCGCAGGTAAGTTTAAAGAAGGTTTTTGAGGATTAATTCCTATAACTTGAATCGATTTTTCTTCGCGGGTTTGGGGATTTTTCCAAAGGATAACATTAACATACATCCCTTGTGTAGAGCTTACACCTTCTATATCTTTAGCCTGATACATTCGTCTACGTGAAAATGTAGACATTCTCTGCATATTTTGAGCTTTAGGGCTAATTAATACAATATCGGTATTCAAAGAGCGATTCAGGCGAGTGTTGCTATTGTATAGCGCTGATTGAAAACCTAGCTGCATAAACATTAAAACATCAGCAAAGGCAATCCCCGATACTGCAATTAGTAACCGACCTTTTTCACGACTTAGTTGCAGCCATCCTAAAGGCGTTCGTCGCCCTAGCTGTTGAATGAATCCAATCATAGTTCTATTTCCGCTTCAATTTGCAAATTGGTATATTTGGATGCTATTTCACTGGAAGCCTTATGAAGTTTTACGTACACTTCAACTACTTTGGCATCAATATTTTCGCTAGGATCTGTATTGACTACATCTTGCCGACGAACCTTTGAACTAATCCGAGCTACCTCGCCATATAGTTCATTTGGTAAAGAATTACTGGTAACTTTCGCCTTTTGTCCCAAGCTTACTTTGCTAATATCGGTTTGATAAACTTCTGCAACTGCATACATCTGACTGGTTTGCCCAATCTCTACAATGCCATTATTAGAAACTACTTCTCCTGGGCGCGTGTATATTTCCAATACCTCACCATCTTGAGGCGATCGCACGTAAGCTTGTTTAAGTTTTTCTTTCGCTTGATTAACTGTAGCCATGCCATCTCTAACTTCTGCTTGTGCTGCTTGCACGTCTACAGGACGTATTTCGGATATTTTGTCTAAGGTGGCTTTGGCTTCGCTAATTTGATTTCTCCCCGTTGCTTGAGTTCGATATAAAACTGTTTGTGCTTCGCTGATTTCTTTTTTCCCTGTTGCGTTAATGCGACGTAAAACAGCTTTGCCCTCGTTTTTTTTCTTCTGAGCGGTTTCCATTGCCAAACGCTTACTATCAAAGTTTGAACGGGAAATGGCACCGTTATTATATAGATGCTGATAGCGCCGATATTCAGCTTCGGCATTTCTTACTTCTGCTTCAATGCTTTCGATTGTTGCTTGTTGGGCAGCTTTATCACCTTCTAGTTGGGCTTTAAGTCGAGTCACAACATCTTTTTGCGCGGCTATATCACCCTCTAACTGCGCTTGCAGGCGGGCAATTACTGCTTTTTGGGCTGAAATTTCGCCGCTTTTGGCTCCTGTCTTGACTTTGGCTAAATTAGCACCAGCAATTCTTACTTGTTCTTCTGCTTTGACAATATCTGCTTGCAGTCTACTTTGACTATCGAGAATAGCTATTATTTGTCCTGCTTTAATTTTGTCTCCTTCTTTAACCAATAATTTTTGAAGTCGATTTTCTTGACTAGATGTTGGTGCTGAGATTTTGACTATGTCTCCCTTTGGCTCAAGTCTGCCTAAAGCTGTTACGGTTTTAATTTGAGGTATCACAACTTCGGGTTTCGCAACCGTATTTGATTGTTGGTTTTCAGACTTCTTAGTAGCGAAAGTTCTTATCCCACCTAAAATAAGTATTGCAGCAGTTGTCAGCATAATACCTTGTCGAAAACTTGGTTTCCAAGATATTGAATTATTAGTAGTGGCTGTATCTGATTTCATAATGTACTTGATTCAATACCCCTTAAACGTCATGTAAATATCTATCTCGTCTACATTCTTTTAATAGGGAGGAAATTAGGATAATATTCTCTCTTAATAGCTATAACGAACTATTTATTATCCAAACTATTCCCTACTATTCCCTATTTCACCGATAATTTTCGTTGCTCCAGCCTTTGTTGCGTCTGGGAGTGAGTAGAAAATTAAGCAGAGTTAATGTAGCTAGAGAAATAGCAGCAGTTACCCAAAACACTCCTTCCATACCCCATAAGCCGAAGGAGATGCCAGCGATTAACGGACCGAGTGCTTGCCCGATTGATTGTACGGTAGCATTAACCGCCATAAATCCGGCTCTAGCATTTTCTGCGGCTAGTTCTGCTAATAATGCTTGACTAGAAGGCATTACCAAACCTTGGGCTGCACCAAATAAAGCACTGGGCACGATTAACAACCAAGCATTGTTTATTGCAGGAGTAATCAACACAGCAACAGCAACAATAATGAAAGCGATTTTAATCAAATTTATTTCCGATGTTCTTCGGGCTAATCTTCCTAACTGCGAAGCAACTATCGCTAAAGATATTGACATAGTGGTTAAAATTAAGCCATTAAGCAATCCAGAAGTCCCAAATTTAACTCCTGCGAGGATAGGGACGTAAGTCATAAAGGCTCCAGATTGAATTGCAAATATCGAACCTATTGCCAAAAGTAGTCCCAGCACGGAAGTATTGTTAACGCTGCGCCAGGTATTTCCTAAATAATTCTTGAGATTGCTGGGTTGGCTAATACTGGTTTTTGTGGGAAGTTTAAGTACCATTAAAACTAACATCACCAAAGGAAAGGCGATAACTGCGAGCAAAAATGGGTATCGCCAGCTAAAACCTGCTAATGCCCCACCAATCAACGGATAAATAGCCGTACTAATGCCTACTATACTGACATTCACAGACATTGCCGTGGTTAAAGCTTTGCCTCGATACATCATGCTAATCATGGTCAAAGCTATAACATTTAAGCTAGTAACACCCAAACCTTGAAGAAATCGCCACCCCAGGAGAGTTTGAAAATCCTGGGCAAAGGAAATACAACCTCCAGCAATTGCAAATAGTAATAAAGACGGTACTAAAACTTTTCTTATTCCTACGCGATCGGCTAGTACACCTAAAATAGGGGTAGCAATGCTCATGGGTAGAAAAAACACGGTCATTACTAATTGAATTTCGTTGAGAGAGACATCAAAAACTTTAGCTAAATCTGGCAGTATAGGTGCAATCGTGGGAGCGCCCATAATCGAAATTAAGGTAACACCAATGATGATATAAAGATTGCGGTCTCGAAGAGGATTTTTGGTAGTTGTCAAATCGGGCTGCATAGTTGGTTGCATAGTTAATTAATGGATGTGTAGTGTTACCTGAGATTGAAGAGAACTTGGGGCAGAAAAATTGACAGATTGTTGGTATTAATGCTCTTTTTCTTACCCCTGCTCTTAGTATTTCTGTGTACTTTAGCGAAGTGTTGATAGTCCCAAAATGCTTGAGGATGAAAACAAAAGAACAATTAATTAGGACTGTTGGTTGTTATGGTAATCAAAAATATTACCCGAAATGACTTCTGTATTTAAGTTAGGAAAATCCCTTACCGAGGCATGTTTATTCGGGTCTCCCGTAACCATACGTATCAAATGATTCGTGCCCTGCTTGAAATAATAAGTCGATACAGCTTTTCCAGGTCTTTTAAACTTCCAGGCATCTGTTTTGATTCCTAATATTGTATGGCTGCCTGCATAAGTCGCATTATGGCGAATCAATATATCTTGCGTTAGCAACAATTCATGGCAGGAATCGACATCATCTTCTAAGTTAACTGCTTTGTAAGCTGTTTGCTCGTTTTCTTTTCTGGCGTAAGCTACTTTACTCATGCGTGTTTCTCCCTTACCTGGGGTAAATATCTGAGACATCCACAATCTATGTCCAGTTTCCTTTTCACTCCAAGGATTAAATAAACCATCTATACGACCAAGATTGTTACTGTAGTCAAACCAGCAATATCCCGAAGTTATTTGGTCTTCATCCAACATTGGCTGCCAATAGGAAACATAGCTAGTACTCCATTGTTTTGGAAGTAGAGGTGGTGTTTGGGGTTCTGTTTTCACCGAGGTTCGTTCGAGTGCTTGGCTCAAATTTTTACCAAGGGCTGCTGGTAAAGAAGGTAAGGTTGCGCGACGTGCATCAAAACTTGCCGTAAGTTCGGTTTTACTAAGGTTTATATAGCTATCGATATTCTCAAACCATAGGCGGCTGGCATCGGCATGATTGCGGAATAAATTCATCAATGGCATGACTTTTTGGTCAAATGATTCTAAAGCAGATGAAACATCGCTATGTTCATGCAAGGCTTTGACTAACATCTGTGCCCCTACAACTGCCATAGTTGTTCCTTGCCCGATAGAAAAATGCCCCGATTGAAGCGCATCACCTAACAATACCAAGTTTTGGTCGTAGGATTTACTATGACTCATAGTCATGAAATTCCGCCATTTCAAGCCATTTTGTCCTTGTAAAGCATGACCATCCAATTCATCTTTAAATACCGTACCGATAAAAGCAGCAGCATCTGCATCTGAAAGCTTATCAAGTCCAGCATTTAAATAAGTTTCTTCGCTGCACTCTACCACAAAGGTGCTCATATCGTTGGAATACTTATATGCGTGGGCGATGAAAACACCTTTAGGATCGACTTTGAAGATCAAGTTTAAAAAATCGAAGGTTTTGCTGGTGCCATACCAGATATATTTATTTTTGCCATACTGTATTTCCGGTTTCAGTGCTTCTCTGAAATAATTAGATTTATGGCTAATTCCATTTGATAGCACCACTAAATCATATTTATCTCTATTCAGATCGGACTCAGACATTGCAGGAGATGAATAGTCAATAGCAATACCAACTTGCTTGCAGTGTTCTTGTAAAGAACGCACTAAAGCCTGACGCTCAACAGCACACAGCGTTAGCCCCGTACTCATCATATTGCTCTGGTTACGATGAACTAACTTAAACTCTTCTAAGTATTGGGCACTGAGTTGGTCAAAATCATTTAAATACGATAAGGGATTAGCTGGGTGATGAGGTGCGCGACCGGGTAATACCACACCCCATCCTACCACTTCCTGGGGTTTGTTTTTTTCAATTATCTTGATATCCCAGTTTGGTTTGAGTTTTTTCATCTGATAAGCAAAAATTAATCCTGCGGGGCCTGCTCCTACAATTAAGATTTTCATTTGTTGACTCTCCTGAATTTGTTTAATTTGTAATAAAGCTGTTGTTTTTTTGGGCTTTTAGCACAATTTGCGATTAGTACCTACGCGAACTATGCTGGGTTCTTCAGAGCGCATATTTTGGCTCAACATAACGACTAATTCATTCGACCTAATTTGTACCAAACATTTTGCTGGCTTTGCAGATTCTGTAAATGGCTGTAAGGCATTGAGGTAAAGTA comes from Rivularia sp. PCC 7116 and encodes:
- a CDS encoding SOS response-associated peptidase, with translation MCGRFTLIAEPDRLKEMFEVSDISNCQLEPRYNIAPTQTVATVLYDSESKKRQCQLLRWGLIPSWSKDSKIGSRMINARAETLAEKPSFRSAFKRRRCLVLADGFYEWKKLADKKQPYYFQLQDKQPFAFAGLWEEWQSPENEKINSCTIITTDANELLQPIHNRMPVILQQPDYEQWLDPHLQKTELLQQLLHPYLSEKMTSYAVSIRVNNPNHNSLECIKPEREKN
- a CDS encoding photosystem I assembly protein Ycf3; translation: MPRTQKNDNFIDKSFTVMADLILKLLPANKKAKEAFVYYRDGMSAQADGEYAEALENYEEALELEEDVNDKSYILYNMGLIYASNGDHDKALELYHQALEFNPRLPQALNNIAVIYHFKGEKAKEAGDQDGGEALFDRAADYWIRAIRMAPNNYIEAQNWLKTTGRSQIDVYF
- the gatC gene encoding Asp-tRNA(Asn)/Glu-tRNA(Gln) amidotransferase subunit GatC, which produces MIDREQVRKVAHLARLELTAEEEEKFTTQLGDILDYFDQLSELDVTDVPPTTRAIDVSNVTREDNLQPYANREEILQSAPEQEGEYFKVPKIMSGE
- the msrB gene encoding peptide-methionine (R)-S-oxide reductase MsrB → MTTSNSEFKVKKSEEEWKQELTPEQFQVLRKHGTERAGTSPLDKNYDKGTYVCAACGQPLFTSETKFNSGTGWPSFYAPMDDAIETSVDKKLFMTRTEVHCSNCGGHLGHVFGDGPKPTGQRYCMNGVSLEFKPEEG
- a CDS encoding heme peroxidase family protein → MSRLHGFSYRTGENQPNGEFAPTGKFGRMFPRLRAFTPSIGSLTELGEAMNDVDSNSIEGDNKNVPAGYTYLGQFIDHDITFDTTALQEVLVDPLAVRNFRTPRLDLDSVYGGGPKTQRYLYQVRENDLFLIGKTNSQPGGGDSSIPTELPNDLPRASSKLAIIGDPRNDENLIVAQTHLAFLKFHNKVVKGIKDGSIQPISSTDKSVFEQARELVIWHYQWIVLNDFLTRIIDVSQLEIALHKGRKYFRFREEPFIPVEFSVAAYRLGHSMIRADYDFNRVFTPRPGGVTPATLQLLFQFTAESGNSVPIPSDWIIDWRRFFEIDFNVPVNFSRKLDPFLVEPLKMIPNIPEPRSLAVRNLLRGRSLGLPSGQSVARFMRFKPLNKAEICSGIDGLVAEKHNFHIESPLWYYILKEAQVQQQGNRLGQVGSRILAEVFVGLLKADSSSFLACNPDWRPTLPAQNPGTFTMSDLLNFVGDINPIGDEPRLNGDRTSETGDVSSPVAVR
- a CDS encoding DevA family ABC transporter ATP-binding protein → MEPVVSIKNLNHFFGRSQLRKQVLFDINLEINAGEIIIMTGPSGSGKTTLLTLIGGLRSATSGSLQVLGRELLNASPRRLTNVRRSNGYIFQAHNLHGSLTAIQNVKMGLEVHKNLSRSQMQTRSQEMLEAVGLESRLNYYPDDLSGGQKQRVAIARALAPHPKIILADEPTAALDSKSGRNVVNLMQKLAKQQACTILLVTHDNRILDIADRIVNMEDGRLVGVGEAQNLADRECVGETINSN
- the devC gene encoding ABC transporter permease DevC is translated as MIGFIQQLGRRTPLGWLQLSREKGRLLIAVSGIAFADVLMFMQLGFQSALYNSNTRLNRSLNTDIVLISPKAQNMQRMSTFSRRRMYQAKDIEGVSSTQGMYVNVILWKNPQTREEKSIQVIGINPQKPSLNLPAVNQQLQLTKLPDTFLFDRGTRGEYQQAIAQVEQNQVVTTEIEKRTIKIAGLFDLGSSFGADGNLITSDDNFLRLFPKQKASALNLALIKVKPGYESAQVAKEIKYHLREFDDVKVLTHEEFIQFENEFWATQSPIGFIFGLGTAMGFLVGVIIVYQVLSTDVNAHIKEYATFKAMGYHNRYLLTIVIEEAIILALLGFIPGMALPMWLYQNTRKATMLPVYMTVSRALLVLTLTFVMCMISGVIATLKLQSADPADMF
- a CDS encoding ABC exporter membrane fusion protein; translation: MKSDTATTNNSISWKPSFRQGIMLTTAAILILGGIRTFATKKSENQQSNTVAKPEVVIPQIKTVTALGRLEPKGDIVKISAPTSSQENRLQKLLVKEGDKIKAGQIIAILDSQSRLQADIVKAEEQVRIAGANLAKVKTGAKSGEISAQKAVIARLQAQLEGDIAAQKDVVTRLKAQLEGDKAAQQATIESIEAEVRNAEAEYRRYQHLYNNGAISRSNFDSKRLAMETAQKKKNEGKAVLRRINATGKKEISEAQTVLYRTQATGRNQISEAKATLDKISEIRPVDVQAAQAEVRDGMATVNQAKEKLKQAYVRSPQDGEVLEIYTRPGEVVSNNGIVEIGQTSQMYAVAEVYQTDISKVSLGQKAKVTSNSLPNELYGEVARISSKVRRQDVVNTDPSENIDAKVVEVYVKLHKASSEIASKYTNLQIEAEIEL
- a CDS encoding MFS transporter, with product MQPTMQPDLTTTKNPLRDRNLYIIIGVTLISIMGAPTIAPILPDLAKVFDVSLNEIQLVMTVFFLPMSIATPILGVLADRVGIRKVLVPSLLLFAIAGGCISFAQDFQTLLGWRFLQGLGVTSLNVIALTMISMMYRGKALTTAMSVNVSIVGISTAIYPLIGGALAGFSWRYPFLLAVIAFPLVMLVLMVLKLPTKTSISQPSNLKNYLGNTWRSVNNTSVLGLLLAIGSIFAIQSGAFMTYVPILAGVKFGTSGLLNGLILTTMSISLAIVASQLGRLARRTSEINLIKIAFIIVAVAVLITPAINNAWLLIVPSALFGAAQGLVMPSSQALLAELAAENARAGFMAVNATVQSIGQALGPLIAGISFGLWGMEGVFWVTAAISLATLTLLNFLLTPRRNKGWSNENYR
- the vioE gene encoding violacein biosynthesis enzyme VioE, with product MKILIVGAGPAGLIFAYQMKKLKPNWDIKIIEKNKPQEVVGWGVVLPGRAPHHPANPLSYLNDFDQLSAQYLEEFKLVHRNQSNMMSTGLTLCAVERQALVRSLQEHCKQVGIAIDYSSPAMSESDLNRDKYDLVVLSNGISHKSNYFREALKPEIQYGKNKYIWYGTSKTFDFLNLIFKVDPKGVFIAHAYKYSNDMSTFVVECSEETYLNAGLDKLSDADAAAFIGTVFKDELDGHALQGQNGLKWRNFMTMSHSKSYDQNLVLLGDALQSGHFSIGQGTTMAVVGAQMLVKALHEHSDVSSALESFDQKVMPLMNLFRNHADASRLWFENIDSYINLSKTELTASFDARRATLPSLPAALGKNLSQALERTSVKTEPQTPPLLPKQWSTSYVSYWQPMLDEDQITSGYCWFDYSNNLGRIDGLFNPWSEKETGHRLWMSQIFTPGKGETRMSKVAYARKENEQTAYKAVNLEDDVDSCHELLLTQDILIRHNATYAGSHTILGIKTDAWKFKRPGKAVSTYYFKQGTNHLIRMVTGDPNKHASVRDFPNLNTEVISGNIFDYHNNQQS